From Calothrix sp. PCC 6303, a single genomic window includes:
- a CDS encoding AAA family ATPase: MLTTQVNIPGYQVDKQIYNGCKTIVYRGYRESDSLPVAIKLLKNPYPTFSELVQFRNQYTIAKNINSSLILQTYSLETYKNSYILIMEDFGGISLNQWEGKEKISANLVDFLQIAIALTDALDILYRHNIIHKDIKPANILINPDTKKIKLIDFSIASLLPRETQIPTNPHGLEGTLEYLSPEQTGRMNRGIDYRTDFYSLGVTFYELLTGGLPFQSDDPLQLVHCHIAKQPPHTAHNGEIPQVLWDIIMKLMAKNAEDRYQSALGLKCDLENCLSQIKEAGKIEDFKIAQWDLCDRFIISDKLYGREAEIATLLTAFERVTCGATEIMLVAGFSGIGKTAIVNEIHKPIIQQQGYFVQGKFDQFNHNIPLSAFVQALRDLMRQLLSESDSKIEYWKSQILSAIGNNGQVIIEVIPELEQIIGSQPIVPQLSTNAAQNRLNLLFQKLIAIFTRKEHPLTIFFDDLQWADSTSLNLIKLLTTEITPGYLFIIGAFRNNEVSSNHPLICTLNEIKNAGITINTITLLPLSVSDNNRLIADALKCTLEESLDLTKFIYQKTQGNPFFNNQFLKSLKENGSITFNMDAKAWEFDINQIYTLDLNDDVVDLIVTQLKNLPQSTQNSLKLAACIGTSFKLKILSIITEKSQIDTANDLWQALKEGFILPRNEASKFSQSNIVQDNNKLDNIFIFEDCEYKFLYDRVQQAAYSLIPEEEKPATHLKIGQLIIENNSPENCQENIFEIVNQLNIGRALINQESEREQLIILNLTAVRKAKAATAYSAASNYLAICIELLPFDSWNSHYDLTLKLYEEAVEIAYLNADYQLMEEMIEIVLSQAKTLIDKIKVYETKILAIKAKSQLRESIEVGLELLKLLDVEFSKQPTSEDIGEALTETLLAWKEISIPSLLGAKEMSDPIKLAAMRILTQLTPSAYQAFPSLMPLLIFKQIIFIIAEGNCPISAFSYADYGLVLCGIVGDLDAGYKFGELALNIIDRFQGDFYKCRTYFIVYSHIHHWKSPLSASLPFFLEAYQVGLAHGDLESSALNAQMYCCHAYFVGKELVALASEMDIYRQAVEELKQQGALTSLEICQQTVLNLLGHSDDPCQLVGDIYDENESLPLLKTLHNRAAIYHLYYHKTVISYLLGKYQQAAFYASLVESYADIMPAAFTIPLFNFYNSLLSLQLYTYAETKQEKNNYLKKVVTNQRQLKQWSNSAPMNHLHKFYLVEAEYHQLLANYQEAIEYYDRAIRLAQENKYIQDEALANELAAKFYLTWGKERIAQSYIIDAYYCYVHWGAKVKIEDLEQRYPQLLAPILQKQQQSLNANEIIPIASFHSSKAATLGINSISETLDLATIIKASQTLSREIELDKLLIALLEVLLENAGADKCVLLLPKNEQWVIEGICQLGQSPIVLQSIPMQLGQYLPISLINSVKHSLKASVIFNAVAHANLAVDPYVLHQRPKSVLCTPILNQGKLVGILYLENSLTTGAFTSDRLELLNLICTQAAIALENARTYQQAQNYGKQLEQSLEALNASEARFQKLADNIPGVIYQLRLNQNGSFSMSYISSGCYELYEVTAEELISTGRSIRSFEHPEDVTKIDEAILNSAQNLTPFQYQWRIITPSGQIKWIQALSQPERQENNELIWDGVILDISQRQAALQERKRAETERQKKAEALETALQELQQTQIQLVQNEKMSALGNLVAGVAHEINNPIAFLGGNIQPALEHIQDLFGLVDLYQEKYPHPEAEIENEIIAIDLDYIREDLPNLVGSMREGVKRICEISNSLRTFSRKDSNCPVACNLHDGIDSTIMILKHRLKASDSRPEIQIIKQYGEIPSIECFAGQLNQVFMNLLANAIDALEESNIGYTYAQIKANPNLIIITTQIADNPRQIIISIKDNGKGMTPEVKQKIFDHLFTTKSVGKGTGLGLAIARQIVVEKHHGAIDVNSTLGEGSEFLIRLPF, translated from the coding sequence ATGCTTACCACTCAAGTCAATATTCCTGGATATCAAGTTGACAAACAGATATATAACGGTTGTAAAACCATAGTTTATCGCGGGTATCGAGAAAGTGACTCATTACCTGTGGCAATCAAATTATTGAAAAATCCTTATCCGACTTTCAGCGAACTGGTACAATTTCGCAATCAGTATACCATCGCTAAAAATATCAACTCATCCCTAATTCTGCAAACATACAGTTTAGAAACATATAAAAATAGCTACATATTAATAATGGAAGATTTCGGGGGAATTTCCCTGAATCAATGGGAAGGGAAAGAGAAAATATCAGCCAATTTAGTTGATTTTCTGCAAATAGCGATCGCACTCACCGACGCTTTAGATATTCTCTACCGCCACAACATTATCCATAAAGATATCAAACCAGCGAATATATTAATTAATCCAGATACAAAAAAAATTAAATTAATTGACTTTAGTATTGCATCATTGCTACCACGGGAAACTCAAATACCAACGAATCCCCATGGGTTGGAAGGAACACTAGAGTATTTATCTCCAGAACAAACAGGAAGAATGAATCGCGGGATTGATTACCGAACTGATTTTTATTCCCTTGGGGTCACTTTTTACGAATTACTCACCGGAGGATTACCATTTCAGTCAGATGATCCCTTGCAATTAGTCCATTGTCATATTGCAAAACAACCACCACACACAGCACATAACGGCGAAATTCCTCAAGTTTTGTGGGACATCATCATGAAATTGATGGCAAAAAACGCCGAAGATCGTTACCAGAGCGCTTTAGGGCTAAAATGCGATTTAGAAAATTGCCTATCTCAGATCAAAGAAGCAGGTAAAATAGAAGACTTTAAAATCGCGCAGTGGGATTTATGCGATCGCTTTATCATTTCAGATAAGCTATATGGACGGGAAGCAGAAATAGCGACATTATTAACAGCATTTGAGCGTGTTACCTGCGGTGCGACAGAAATTATGCTAGTTGCTGGTTTTTCAGGTATTGGGAAAACAGCAATTGTTAATGAAATTCATAAGCCTATCATCCAACAGCAAGGCTACTTTGTCCAAGGGAAATTTGACCAATTTAATCACAATATTCCTCTATCTGCTTTTGTTCAAGCCTTACGAGATTTAATGAGGCAATTGTTAAGTGAAAGTGATAGCAAAATTGAGTATTGGAAGAGTCAAATACTATCAGCTATCGGCAACAATGGACAGGTAATTATCGAAGTAATTCCCGAACTAGAACAAATTATCGGATCACAACCTATAGTTCCCCAACTTTCAACGAATGCTGCCCAAAATCGGTTGAATTTGCTCTTTCAAAAGTTGATTGCTATCTTTACAAGAAAGGAACATCCACTGACAATTTTTTTCGATGATCTACAATGGGCAGATTCAACATCTTTAAATTTAATCAAACTTTTAACCACCGAAATCACTCCAGGATATCTATTTATCATCGGAGCTTTTAGAAATAATGAAGTATCTAGTAATCATCCGTTAATTTGCACTTTAAATGAAATTAAAAATGCTGGCATAACTATTAATACTATTACTTTATTGCCTTTGAGTGTTTCCGACAATAATCGTCTAATAGCTGATGCCCTTAAATGCACTTTAGAAGAAAGCTTAGATTTAACTAAATTCATATATCAAAAAACCCAAGGCAACCCATTTTTCAATAATCAGTTTCTCAAATCTCTCAAGGAAAATGGATCAATTACATTTAATATGGATGCCAAAGCTTGGGAATTCGACATTAATCAAATTTACACATTAGACTTAAATGATGATGTAGTTGATCTCATCGTAACTCAATTAAAAAACCTTCCTCAATCAACTCAGAATAGTTTAAAATTAGCCGCCTGTATTGGTACCTCTTTTAAGTTGAAAATATTATCAATTATTACTGAAAAATCGCAAATTGACACAGCTAATGATCTCTGGCAAGCTTTAAAAGAAGGTTTTATTTTGCCTAGAAACGAAGCCTCTAAATTTTCTCAATCTAATATTGTCCAGGATAATAACAAATTAGACAATATTTTTATTTTTGAGGATTGTGAATATAAATTTTTATATGATCGTGTACAACAAGCAGCTTATTCTCTGATTCCAGAGGAAGAAAAACCAGCAACTCATTTAAAAATTGGACAATTAATCATAGAAAACAACTCTCCAGAAAATTGCCAGGAAAATATTTTTGAAATTGTTAATCAATTAAACATTGGACGGGCTTTAATTAATCAAGAATCTGAGCGAGAGCAACTAATTATTTTAAACTTGACTGCGGTACGTAAGGCTAAAGCCGCAACAGCTTATAGTGCAGCAAGTAACTACCTAGCAATCTGTATTGAATTATTACCATTTGATAGTTGGAACTCTCATTATGACTTAACTCTTAAGTTGTATGAAGAAGCTGTAGAAATTGCATATTTAAATGCAGATTATCAGCTAATGGAAGAAATGATAGAAATTGTTCTATCTCAAGCAAAGACTTTAATTGATAAAATTAAGGTTTATGAAACTAAAATCTTAGCTATTAAAGCTAAAAGCCAACTTAGAGAATCAATTGAAGTTGGATTAGAATTATTGAAATTATTAGATGTCGAATTTTCTAAACAACCAACTTCCGAAGATATTGGAGAAGCATTAACAGAAACCTTATTAGCGTGGAAAGAGATTTCTATTCCTAGCTTGCTGGGGGCAAAAGAAATGAGTGACCCCATCAAATTGGCAGCAATGAGGATTCTCACGCAATTGACACCATCAGCCTACCAGGCTTTTCCAAGTTTAATGCCATTACTAATTTTTAAGCAGATTATTTTTATAATTGCTGAAGGTAATTGCCCAATTTCTGCTTTTTCCTATGCAGATTATGGTTTAGTACTTTGTGGAATAGTTGGTGATTTAGATGCTGGGTACAAATTTGGTGAGTTGGCTTTAAATATTATCGATCGCTTTCAAGGCGATTTCTATAAATGCCGCACATATTTTATTGTTTATTCTCACATTCATCATTGGAAATCGCCTTTGAGTGCATCCCTACCTTTCTTTTTGGAAGCATATCAAGTTGGTTTAGCACATGGAGATTTAGAAAGTAGTGCATTAAACGCTCAAATGTACTGTTGTCACGCTTATTTTGTCGGAAAAGAGTTAGTTGCTTTAGCATCGGAAATGGATATTTATAGACAGGCAGTTGAGGAACTCAAACAGCAAGGAGCTTTAACTTCTCTTGAAATTTGTCAACAAACAGTTTTAAATTTATTAGGGCATTCTGACGATCCTTGTCAATTGGTGGGAGATATATATGACGAAAACGAGTCATTACCCTTACTCAAAACACTTCATAATCGTGCAGCTATTTATCACCTTTATTATCACAAAACTGTTATTTCCTACTTGCTAGGAAAATATCAGCAAGCTGCATTTTATGCATCGTTAGTTGAATCCTATGCCGATATAATGCCAGCAGCTTTTACTATACCACTATTCAATTTTTATAATTCTTTATTGTCTTTACAATTATATACATATGCAGAAACAAAACAAGAAAAAAATAACTATTTAAAGAAAGTAGTTACTAACCAAAGACAGCTAAAACAATGGTCTAATTCTGCACCGATGAATCATCTCCATAAGTTTTATTTAGTTGAGGCAGAATATCATCAACTATTAGCTAATTATCAAGAAGCAATCGAATATTATGATCGCGCTATCCGATTAGCTCAAGAAAACAAATACATTCAAGATGAAGCCCTGGCTAATGAACTTGCAGCAAAATTTTATTTGACATGGGGTAAAGAAAGAATTGCCCAATCTTATATTATTGATGCTTACTACTGTTATGTTCATTGGGGTGCAAAAGTCAAAATTGAGGATTTAGAACAGCGTTATCCACAATTACTAGCGCCGATTTTACAAAAGCAGCAACAATCACTTAATGCAAATGAGATCATCCCAATTGCTTCCTTTCACAGCAGCAAAGCTGCTACACTTGGTATCAATAGCATCTCAGAAACATTAGACTTAGCAACAATTATTAAAGCTTCTCAAACCCTATCGAGGGAAATTGAGTTAGACAAACTACTTATTGCCCTGCTGGAAGTTCTGTTGGAAAATGCTGGGGCTGATAAGTGTGTGTTGTTGTTACCCAAAAACGAACAATGGGTGATTGAGGGAATTTGTCAACTAGGACAATCCCCAATTGTCTTACAATCGATACCGATGCAATTAGGTCAATATTTACCAATATCCCTAATTAATTCAGTTAAGCATTCCCTCAAAGCATCTGTGATTTTCAATGCTGTGGCACATGCCAATCTTGCGGTTGATCCTTACGTTCTACATCAACGCCCCAAGAGTGTGCTTTGTACGCCAATTTTGAATCAAGGTAAATTAGTTGGAATTTTATACTTAGAGAATAGCCTGACAACTGGGGCGTTTACAAGCGATCGCTTAGAACTTCTAAACCTAATTTGTACTCAAGCAGCGATCGCATTAGAAAATGCACGAACGTATCAACAGGCACAAAACTACGGAAAACAATTGGAACAATCCCTAGAAGCCCTCAACGCTAGCGAAGCTCGTTTCCAAAAGCTGGCGGATAATATTCCTGGAGTAATTTACCAATTACGTTTGAATCAAAATGGCTCTTTCTCCATGTCCTATATCAGTTCTGGTTGCTATGAATTATATGAAGTAACAGCCGAAGAACTAATATCTACTGGAAGAAGTATCCGTTCTTTTGAGCATCCTGAAGATGTAACAAAAATCGATGAAGCTATACTCAATTCAGCCCAAAATCTCACCCCATTTCAGTATCAATGGCGGATTATTACCCCCAGCGGTCAAATAAAATGGATTCAAGCGCTGTCGCAGCCAGAACGGCAAGAAAATAATGAACTAATTTGGGATGGTGTAATTCTCGATATTAGTCAAAGGCAAGCGGCACTCCAAGAACGCAAACGTGCAGAAACCGAGCGCCAAAAAAAGGCAGAAGCACTGGAAACCGCTTTACAAGAATTGCAACAAACTCAAATTCAGCTTGTACAAAATGAAAAGATGTCAGCCCTAGGAAACCTTGTAGCAGGTGTTGCCCACGAAATTAATAATCCCATCGCTTTTCTTGGTGGCAATATTCAGCCTGCTTTGGAACATATTCAGGATTTGTTTGGGTTAGTGGATTTGTATCAAGAAAAATATCCACATCCAGAAGCTGAAATTGAAAACGAAATCATAGCTATTGATCTGGATTATATTCGTGAAGATTTACCTAATCTAGTTGGTTCTATGCGCGAAGGTGTGAAACGGATTTGTGAAATTAGTAATAGTTTGAGAACTTTTTCCCGCAAAGATAGTAATTGTCCCGTTGCTTGTAATCTCCACGATGGCATTGATAGCACAATCATGATTCTCAAACATCGCCTCAAAGCTTCAGATAGCCGTCCCGAAATTCAAATTATTAAACAATATGGCGAAATTCCATCCATTGAATGTTTTGCTGGGCAGTTAAATCAGGTTTTCATGAATCTGTTGGCAAATGCTATTGATGCATTAGAGGAGTCTAATATTGGATATACCTATGCACAGATCAAGGCAAATCCTAATTTAATTATAATTACAACTCAAATCGCTGATAATCCACGACAGATAATAATTAGTATTAAAGATAATGGCAAGGGAATGACACCAGAGGTCAAACAAAAGATTTTTGATCACTTATTCACAACTAAATCCGTTGGCAAAGGTACCGGATTAGGTTTAGCGATCGCTCGTCAAATTGTTGTGGAAAAACACCACGGAGCAATAGATGTTAATTCTACACTTGGAGAAGGCTCCGAATTTTTAATTAGACTTCCTTTTTAA
- a CDS encoding TetR/AcrR family transcriptional regulator: MPKIVDHKQYRKELLAKSFNIFAERGYGAVTMRHLSQGLGVSTGTLYHYFPSKRALFEQLVEEETTRDILIVSAEFKEIEGIENKLNFVGRYLTENQDYQVKWMYIMVDFFQTQDAEEVRQNDFWERLLQRFVLLVYDLLGVEDLILANFVISFIDGIIIEKILANEMVDFNEQCQLLGKMLSLYVNNLKK; encoded by the coding sequence GTGCCAAAAATAGTAGATCATAAGCAGTATCGCAAAGAATTACTCGCCAAATCCTTCAACATATTCGCCGAGAGGGGATATGGTGCAGTCACGATGCGCCATCTTTCTCAAGGGTTAGGGGTTTCTACAGGAACCTTATACCACTATTTTCCTAGCAAAAGGGCTTTATTCGAGCAGTTAGTCGAGGAGGAGACAACTAGGGATATTTTAATAGTATCTGCTGAGTTTAAAGAAATCGAAGGAATAGAAAATAAACTCAATTTTGTGGGTAGATATTTAACTGAAAACCAAGATTACCAAGTTAAATGGATGTATATCATGGTTGATTTCTTCCAAACCCAAGATGCAGAGGAAGTTAGGCAGAATGATTTTTGGGAGCGGCTTTTACAAAGATTTGTTTTGTTGGTTTATGACTTATTAGGCGTGGAAGATTTAATATTAGCAAATTTTGTAATTTCATTTATTGATGGCATCATTATTGAAAAAATATTAGCTAACGAAATGGTTGATTTTAATGAACAATGTCAACTTTTGGGAAAAATGTTGAGTTTATATGTGAATAACTTAAAAAAGTAA
- a CDS encoding efflux RND transporter periplasmic adaptor subunit, which yields MTLNLFTKPGNKQMIALIIGAIVITGGVIYYGVSQFGIIGKATSPKAETLPEIKKVTALGRLEPEMKVIQLSAPSNLDGDRVLAVMVAEGDKVSKGQIIAVLDSRDRLRDAALVAEKQVAMAKAKLAQVKAGAKTGDIRAQQAAVGRFQAQTQGDKIGQQETIARLQAQWQGDRVGQQEVIDRLAAQLVGDRDAQLATIGKLSAELKNAEAEYERYRQLSQQGAISASLFDSKGLSVETARQQLSEAKAILTRIEATGNKQISEARTVLTRIDATNSKQISEAKIALSRINATGGKQVTEAKATLSSIAEVRNVDITVAQAEIENATASWQQAKTEAEEAYIRAPMAGQILKIHSRPGEKISDDGIAEMAQNQQMLAVAEVYQSDIAKVKLGQKAIITGQAFTGEVKGTVSQIGLQVNRQNTFANQPGENMDRRVIEVKILINQEDVNRVSGLTNLQVQTAIEL from the coding sequence ATGACATTAAATTTATTTACAAAACCCGGAAATAAACAAATGATTGCTCTAATTATTGGGGCAATAGTAATTACTGGGGGAGTTATTTATTATGGGGTTTCGCAGTTTGGCATCATCGGCAAAGCTACATCTCCAAAAGCAGAAACCCTGCCAGAAATCAAAAAGGTGACAGCTTTGGGACGGTTGGAACCGGAAATGAAGGTAATTCAACTATCTGCACCCAGCAACTTGGATGGCGATCGCGTGCTGGCTGTAATGGTTGCTGAAGGTGATAAGGTGAGTAAAGGGCAAATTATTGCGGTTCTGGATTCACGCGATCGCTTACGGGATGCAGCCCTAGTTGCCGAAAAACAGGTTGCCATGGCAAAGGCAAAACTCGCCCAAGTCAAAGCTGGTGCTAAAACTGGGGATATTCGGGCACAGCAGGCAGCAGTGGGACGTTTTCAGGCGCAAACTCAAGGTGATAAAATTGGGCAGCAAGAAACTATCGCTCGTCTCCAAGCACAGTGGCAAGGGGATAGAGTTGGGCAGCAGGAAGTAATTGATAGATTGGCGGCACAGCTAGTGGGAGATCGAGATGCACAATTAGCGACAATTGGCAAGCTTTCCGCTGAATTAAAAAACGCCGAAGCTGAATATGAGCGTTACCGACAGTTATCCCAACAGGGTGCGATTTCCGCTTCCCTCTTTGATAGTAAGGGGTTGAGTGTGGAAACAGCCCGTCAGCAGTTGAGTGAGGCAAAAGCGATTTTGACACGAATTGAGGCGACGGGAAATAAACAAATAAGTGAAGCCAGAACAGTATTAACTCGGATTGATGCCACTAATTCCAAGCAAATAAGTGAAGCCAAGATTGCCCTAAGTCGTATCAATGCCACAGGTGGAAAACAAGTAACTGAAGCTAAAGCCACATTAAGTAGTATTGCTGAAGTTCGGAATGTAGATATCACGGTAGCACAAGCCGAAATTGAAAATGCTACTGCATCTTGGCAGCAAGCTAAGACTGAAGCCGAAGAAGCATATATTCGCGCCCCTATGGCAGGACAAATCCTCAAAATTCATAGTCGCCCTGGTGAGAAGATTTCGGATGATGGCATTGCCGAAATGGCACAGAATCAGCAAATGCTAGCTGTTGCAGAGGTATATCAAAGTGATATCGCCAAGGTGAAATTGGGACAAAAGGCAATAATCACTGGACAAGCATTCACAGGGGAAGTCAAAGGGACAGTATCACAAATTGGATTACAGGTGAACCGTCAAAATACCTTTGCTAACCAACCTGGTGAAAACATGGATAGAAGGGTTATCGAAGTCAAAATCTTGATAAATCAGGAGGATGTGAATCGTGTATCTGGGTTAACTAATTTACAAGTACAAACTGCAATTGAATTATAG
- a CDS encoding DUF2834 domain-containing protein: protein MLQLTYFLLCLLGFTLPISQFIPFLVEHGLNLELFIHQLFINRISTFFGMDVFVSAVVVIVMIFAEGTRIQMRNLWIPILCLVVGISFSLPVFLLMRQKHLHHQQSIITPI, encoded by the coding sequence ATGCTGCAATTAACCTACTTTTTACTTTGCCTTCTCGGATTTACTCTGCCAATATCACAATTTATTCCCTTCCTTGTGGAACATGGATTAAATCTGGAACTTTTCATCCATCAATTATTTATTAATCGAATATCTACATTTTTTGGTATGGATGTATTTGTTTCCGCAGTTGTTGTCATAGTTATGATATTTGCCGAAGGTACAAGAATCCAAATGCGAAACTTATGGATTCCTATACTTTGTTTAGTAGTAGGAATTTCTTTTAGTCTTCCCGTATTCTTATTAATGCGGCAAAAACATCTTCATCATCAACAAAGCATCATCACTCCTATCTAA
- the devC gene encoding ABC transporter permease DevC → MPPKIFKKTPLAWRQLMKEKTRLLVAVAGIAFADILMLLQMGFESALYDASILPHRQLNADLVLIDPYMQTLFAVKSFPRERLYQTLASEGVVSTTPVYIASGQWRNPETRLERTILVWGVDPLLKTFKMPEVNQNLGQIKQLNTVLFDIAGRPDYGVTKENFLTFETELNSKSVNVEGLFINGASFAADGNIITSDSTFLNLFADRKSEKIELGLINLQPGSDVKRIQKQLIANLPKDVSVLTTEEFAQIEKTYWANSTAIGFIFGIGVGVGFIVGIVIVYQILYSDVSDHLPEYATLKAMGYTDGYLFGVLMQEALLLAVLGYIPSFFVVSGLYVLAANATMLPIVMTAERAVTVFVMTIVMCSISGFVAMGKLRSADPADIF, encoded by the coding sequence ATGCCACCGAAAATATTCAAGAAAACACCGCTTGCATGGCGACAACTAATGAAGGAGAAAACTCGCCTCTTGGTTGCCGTTGCAGGTATTGCCTTCGCTGACATTTTAATGCTGCTCCAAATGGGCTTTGAGAGTGCATTATATGATGCTTCAATTTTGCCTCACCGTCAATTAAATGCCGATTTGGTGTTAATTGATCCTTACATGCAAACCCTTTTTGCCGTGAAAAGTTTTCCCCGTGAACGGTTATATCAAACTTTGGCATCTGAGGGGGTTGTTTCTACTACTCCTGTTTATATTGCCTCTGGACAATGGCGCAATCCAGAAACCCGTTTGGAAAGAACTATTTTAGTTTGGGGTGTAGATCCGCTGCTGAAGACTTTCAAAATGCCAGAGGTCAATCAGAATTTGGGTCAAATAAAACAATTGAATACCGTGTTATTTGATATTGCTGGCAGACCAGATTATGGAGTAACTAAGGAGAATTTTTTAACTTTTGAAACTGAATTGAATAGTAAATCTGTAAATGTTGAAGGTCTGTTTATTAATGGGGCTTCTTTTGCCGCAGATGGAAATATAATTACTAGTGATTCCACTTTTTTGAACCTTTTTGCTGATAGAAAATCGGAAAAAATTGAGTTGGGTTTAATTAATTTACAGCCGGGAAGCGATGTTAAAAGGATACAAAAACAACTGATCGCAAATCTACCAAAAGATGTTTCGGTGTTGACGACTGAAGAGTTTGCTCAAATTGAAAAAACCTATTGGGCGAATAGTACTGCTATTGGTTTTATTTTTGGTATTGGTGTTGGTGTGGGTTTTATTGTGGGGATTGTGATTGTTTATCAGATTCTCTATTCTGATGTTTCTGATCATTTACCTGAATATGCCACTTTGAAGGCGATGGGATATACCGATGGCTATTTGTTTGGGGTGCTGATGCAGGAGGCTTTGTTGTTGGCTGTGTTGGGTTATATTCCTAGTTTTTTTGTGGTGTCTGGTTTGTATGTTTTGGCGGCGAATGCCACGATGTTGCCGATTGTGATGACGGCTGAAAGGGCTGTGACGGTGTTTGTGATGACGATTGTGATGTGTAGCATTTCGGGGTTTGTGGCGATGGGTAAGTTGAGGAGTGCTGATCCTGCTGATATTTTTTGA
- a CDS encoding DevA family ABC transporter ATP-binding protein: MAVISISNLNHYFGEGGLRKQALSDINLQIQAGEIIIMTGPSGSGKTTLLTLMGGLRSAQEGSLNILGQEICGANKRELTQLRRNIGYIFQAHNLMMFLTAKENVRMSLELHEEFLHQDLNAVAVEILEHVGLGERVDYYPENLSGGQRQRVAIARALVSRPKIVLADEPTAALDKKSGRDVVELMQKLAKEQGCTILLVTHDNRILDIADRIVYMEDGRLVSNDVDLMTKMS; this comes from the coding sequence ATGGCGGTTATTTCTATTAGTAATCTCAATCACTATTTTGGGGAGGGAGGTTTAAGAAAGCAGGCTTTGTCTGATATCAATTTGCAGATTCAGGCGGGGGAAATTATTATTATGACTGGTCCTTCGGGTTCGGGTAAAACTACTTTATTGACTTTGATGGGTGGTTTGCGTTCAGCGCAGGAGGGCAGTTTAAATATTTTAGGTCAGGAAATTTGTGGTGCGAATAAAAGGGAGTTAACGCAACTTCGTCGCAATATTGGTTATATTTTTCAGGCGCACAATTTGATGATGTTTTTGACTGCTAAGGAAAATGTGCGGATGTCTTTGGAGTTGCATGAGGAGTTTTTACACCAGGATTTAAATGCCGTTGCTGTGGAAATTTTGGAACATGTTGGATTAGGTGAACGTGTTGATTATTACCCAGAAAATTTGTCGGGGGGACAACGACAGCGGGTAGCGATTGCCCGTGCTTTGGTAAGTCGTCCCAAGATTGTCTTGGCTGATGAACCGACAGCAGCTTTGGATAAAAAGTCGGGAAGGGATGTGGTGGAGTTGATGCAGAAGTTGGCAAAGGAACAAGGTTGTACTATTTTGTTGGTGACTCACGATAATCGAATACTGGATATTGCTGATCGAATTGTTTATATGGAGGACGGTAGACTTGTCAGCAATGATGTGGATTTGATGACTAAAATGAGCTAG